From Penicillium digitatum chromosome 5, complete sequence, one genomic window encodes:
- a CDS encoding Reverse transcriptase, putative — protein sequence MAVAGGGRKPNSPPETEFSKAPPKKPRNHFSTMEELAQSAREVLNTMENDGRGEIYIINFVKSVEQYALNSLKGDKPQVQVMEKVQQALNRLDQRMDSIEKATTAIKATATTPSTQTSNSNDSAAFWARLQKWGQGTGSGPPPSLPTSNGSSSIGVSPAELREDREIIVKIRDSDTRETLRRRTPREIVEQAERTREQAARRKASAPLGGGCHFLAAKVLPSGDVKMTANSASGAELLRKHADGWLKSFGPAAHVRKPTWGVVARGIDTKTMLLTQESMAGMAKELVRQNSHSWGDTQVEILHLGWLVKPGKRREGSIIIEFTDPVVANQAITQGTLWQHQVHQTTRFCREGRSKLCLKCQKPGHVHSQCLNEYQCGHCAKQHPTWECAKQGDVEVKCANCGGGHRPTSDACEVRTAAKEGARLALANSPLFHRVPLHFRQRETTKGSTTTSQSQQGLDTPIHAPQQTAQRTTIYRAAPTSNRTVIASHPTENAPHPTENASHPTKEIRRMYTKVGVEKPQRRKEPSHVMRTRSRTSEDDDLPIIPEELAETASAVSQSARSLRSQNQETMQFMTDPEKQLQTSYKKRRMTAPADDMAEDYVMDEQPRTTRRYQLVRHKVAEIDEDAEEEFHDASEHSDDPGTDTNNTTTSQ from the coding sequence atggctgtcgccggtggtggaagaaaaccaaattcgccccctgaaacagagttttcaaaggcaccccccaagaaaccacggaaccactttagtaccatggaggagctcgctcagagtgctagagaggtgctgaacacaatggaaaatgacggaagaggtgagatatatattatcaactttgtgaaatccgtcgagcaatacgcactgaactccctgaagggggacaaaccgcaggttcaggtcatggaaaaggtgcaacaggcactcaaccgactcgaccagcgtatggatagcatcgaaaaagctacgacggcgatcaaagcaacagcaacgacaccgtccacacaaacaagcaattcgaacgactcggcagccttctgggcacggctccagaaatggggacaagggaccggctccggcccccccccatctctcccgacaagcaatggatcatcctcgatcggagtttcgccagctgagctccgcgaagatcgagagattatcgtcaagattcgtgacagcgacacccgcgaaaccctccgccggcggacaccaagggagatcgtcgagcaggctgagaggacacgggagcaagccgcccggaggaaagccagtgccccccttggtggtggctgccacttcttagcggcgaaggttctcccctctggggatgtgaagatgacggcgaatagcgcttccggtgcggagttgctacgaaagcatgctgacggctggttgaaatcattcggcccagcagcacatgttaggaagccgacatggggggtagtagcgcgcggtatcgatacgaagacgatgctgttgacacaggagtcgatggcggggatggcgaaggagctggtacgccaaaacagccactcatggggtgatacccaggttgaaatcctccaccttggctggctagtaaaacctggcaagcgtcgtgaaggctctatcatcattgaattcaccgacccggtggttgcaaaccaggcgatcacgcagggtacgctctggcagcaccaagtgcaccagactacccgcttctgccgagaaggccgttcgaaattatgcctgaaatgtcagaaaccaggacatgtacactcacagtgtctaaacgaataccagtgcggccactgtgcgaagcaacacccgacctgggagtgtgctaagcaaggggacgtcgaagtgaaatgcgccaattgtggcggaggccataggccaacgagcgacgcatgcgaagtaagaacagcagcgaaagaaggggcaagactagcactggctaacagccctctattccatcgtgtgccactccacttccggcaaagggagactacgaagggtagtaccactacctcccagtcccaacagggactcgataccccaatccacgcgccgcagcaaactgcacagcgcacgacgatatatcgggcagcacctacatcgaatcggacggtgatcgcatcgcatccgacagagaacgcacctcatccgacagagaacgcatcgcatccgacaaaagaaattcggaggatgtatacaaaggttggggtggagaagccccaacgaagaaaggagcccagccatgtgatgcgaactagatcgagaacgtcggaggatgacgatctacctatcataccagaggagctcgctgaaactgcctcagcagtaagccagtcggctcgctctttgaggtcacagaaccaagagactatgcagttcatgacagatccggagaaacagctccagacgtcatataagaagaggaggatgacagcaccagctgatgatatggcggaggactacgttatggatgaacaaccccgaacgactcggcgataccaactggtacgacacaaagttgctgaaatcgacgaagatgcggaagaggagttccatgatgcgtcggagcacagtgatgatccaggaacagacaccaacaacaccaccacatctcaatga